A stretch of Coccidioides posadasii str. Silveira chromosome 2, complete sequence DNA encodes these proteins:
- a CDS encoding uncharacterized protein (EggNog:ENOG410PJI2~COG:Z~BUSCO:11320at33183) gives MPLPKQTTDLIFSLQALIYRIRQLIKERRGYSKTKARELAKLLKEGRDDFARIKTEDVIANDNLISALEIIELHCEQLHVRANILDHLAFGQKKKGKTLAVRRRGNHAGNHARSGRVAPSTIEGSSGGGGWGFWSIFGLGEGSRTQRQRSNTRDAQSVARPPTHEATVDDGVAEDIEVKDGAETAEDREPEVYIDLELDRAAAVIFYSYPRLPRDITGLPELRVKLIQRWGNGFASRAQDDDDLPVDLPEELVERLRVQKASPVLVEKYLKEIARSHGLRWHQDEDEDGDGEGGQTVEEDDQLPEFVQETDTQAPEKRGIEGPKGNMKGADAHSPGTKADAKPSPAQVAEAESTKIGGGIPEVDELAKRFAALKK, from the exons ATGCCACTACCAAAGCAAACA ACAGATTTAATCTTCTCCCTGCAGGCCCTGATTTACCGCATCCGCCAACTCATCAAAGAACGACGTGGCTACTCCAAGACCAAGGCGCGCGAACTCGCCAAGCTTCTCAAGGAAGGCCGCGATGATTTTGCCCGCATCAAGACGGAAGATGTGATCGCGAACGACAACCTGATCTCTGCGTTGGAGATTATCGAGTTACATTGTGAGCAGTTGCATGTGCGGGCGAATATattggatcatcttgcgtttgggcagaagaaaaaagggaaaacgTTGGCTGTAAGGAGGAGAGGGAACCACGCTGGGAACCACGCTAGGAGCGGGAGGGTGGCGCCCTCGACGATAGAAGGGAGCAGTGGAGGCGGCGGATGGGGATTTTGGAGTATTTTTGGCCTTGGTGAGGGCTCGCGGACCCAACGACAGCGGTCAAATACCCGAGATGCTCAGAGTGTTGCGCGTCCACCGACGCATGAAGCAACCGTCGATGATGGCGTTGCTGAAGATATAGAGGTTAAAGACGGTGCTGAAACCGCTGAAGACAGGGAACCTGAAGTCTACATCGACCTGGAACTAGATCGTGCCGCTGCTGTGATATTCTACTCCTATCCACGCCTTCCTCGGGACATTACAGGGCTACCGGAACTCCGCGTAAAGCTAATACAAAGATGGGGAAATGGATTTGCAAGCAGAGCACAGGATGACGATGATTTGCCTGTCGATTTGCCGGAAGAACTAGTAGAGCGGTTACGAGTCCAGAAGGCATCACCAGTTTTGGTGGAGAAGTATCTAAAGGAAATTGCAAGGAGTCATGGGCTCCGGTGGCACcaggatgaagatgaagatgggGATGGGGAAGGGGGTCAGACCGTTGAAGAAGACGATCAACTCCCGGAATTCGTCCAAGAAACAGACACACAAGCTCCTGAGAAACGCGGGATAGAAGGTCCAAAGGGAAATATGAAAGGAGCCGATGCTCACTCGCCTGGCACGAAAGCTGACGCTAAGCCATCGCCAGCACAAGTAGCAGAGGCTGAGAGCACCAAGATTGGTGGTGGCATACCTGAAGTGGATGAGTTGGCAAAAAGATTTGCGGCTCTGAAAAAATGA
- a CDS encoding uncharacterized protein (EggNog:ENOG410PVJA~COG:Z), with translation MQAFVRWRPMSPGESTTGELERSHAQHENSRFSTSIISQLGSSRDRSWKSAGCFSRIFEVNDGNKDVFEAVVAPSLPHVLNGGTCNFFAYGHSGSGKTHTIIGYDYENSDEFGLCLAAAHALCQALEKLNEARASEGRGNDGDRLGIGIRMYEMRKNSAFDLLNGRRECYVREGPDGRVHVRGETEVLEGGKVRVRPVVVRDCWSFEDLRRELQVGLKLRAIGLSTVHDQSSRTHAVVKLEVVTKSLLDARDAIIDRESEFVPVAKRATDIYLEENANAYIKTSEGKYVPNPDRPPNQERIDAAEKEKEKFESYMKQAEAHACDVFASHDQRCLGGKLVFVDLAGSEYYHEKATPSTFATKMTPQERQEGRQINTDLLALKEVIRARALNQARIPFRSSPLTMVLREHFSASTDSQSAMILTVSPSFGQFAATMNTLKYGNLVGVAGDEKATNTKG, from the coding sequence ATGCAAGCATTTGTGAGATGGCGACCTATGAGCCCAGGCGAATCGACGACCGGGGAACTCGAACGCTCTCATGCTCAGCATGAAAATTCACGCTTCTCAACTTCGATAATCTCACAGTTAGGGTCGAGCCGAGACCGTTCATGGAAGAGTGCAGGGTGCTTCTCACGGATCTTTGAGGTCAATGACGGCAATAAGGATGTTTTTGAAGCTGTTGTTGCACCCTCTCTTCCTCACGTTCTGAATGGGGGAACCTGCAATTTTTTCGCCTACGGCCACTCTGGAAGCGGGAAAACACACACGATCATTGGCTACGACTACGAAAACAGCGACGAATTTGGCCTTTGTTTAGCTGCCGCGCACGCCCTTTGCCAGGCACTTGAGAAATTGAATGAAGCTCGAGCCTCTGAGGGGAGAGGGAATGACGGAGATAGGTTAGGTATTGGGATCCGCATGTATGAGATGCGAAAGAATAGTGCTTTTGATCTTTTGAATGGTCGCCGGGAATGCTATGTTCGAGAAGGGCCCGACGGACGAGTCCATGTTCGCGGCGAAACAGAGGTGCTAGAAGGCGGAAAAGTCAGAGTCCGTCCAGTCGTTGTTCGGGACTGCTGGAGTTTCGAGGATTTGCGTCGTGAGCTGCAAGTTGGCCTTAAGCTCAGAGCAATTGGGTTATCCACCGTACATGACCAAAGTTCCCGTACCCATGCGGTTGTAAAGCTCGAGGTTGTGACCAAGTCGCTACTTGATGCGCGCGATGCCATTATTGATCGAGAGTCTGAGTTCGTCCCGGTTGCTAAGCGCGCTACAGATATTTATCTCGAGGAGAATGCAAATGCCTACATCAAAACTTCCGAAGGGAAATATGTTCCTAATCCAGATCGTCCGCCAAATCAGGAGCGCATTGACGCTgcggaaaaggaaaaagaaaagttcGAGTCGTACATGAAACAGGCGGAAGCCCACGCATGCGATGTATTCGCATCTCATGACCAGAGATGCCTTGGTGGAAAGCTCGTCTTTGTCGATTTGGCGGGATCTGAATACTATCATGAAAAGGCCACACCCTCAACATTCGCGACCAAAATGACGCCCCAGGAACGCCAGGAGGGTCGACAGATAAACACCGACCTGCTTGCCTTGAAAGAGGTCATCCGTGCGCGTGCTCTCAATCAAGCGCGTATCCCATTTAGGTCTTCCCCACTGACAATGGTGCTCCGCGAGCACTTCTCGGCTTCCACGGACAGTCAGTCTGCAATGATTCTTACGGTTTCACCTTCCTTCGGGCAATTTGCAGCAACCATGAACACTCTAAAGTACGGGAACCTGGTGGGCGTTGCGGGTGATGAAAAGGCTACAAATACCAAAGGATAA
- a CDS encoding uncharacterized protein (EggNog:ENOG410PRPV~COG:O~BUSCO:10799at33183) → MALQQGSSSRRQTLPPSQVDCIWWKKGYCYRGTKCYFRHDAALAGIDKDKDSPRTAKSTEPGVSRSPEPASPSTGPAQPRESCAICLEVPVTYGLLIHCDHVFCLDCIRSWRSSSNNEQPEDPDYMTDQAALSKTTKTCPLCRKKSTFIVPSSIFPTPPIADSSASTQDKKPASGQNNLEGAEEIKNPVKEEIIQGYLSRLKKIPCRYFNEEVRRWREAITRFETGHTASQPLPELSFQPQCYFANECHYAHTDPLTNEPYIFSQLEIRRMKRKRAEERNRQLRARFHYGPAEQLEMLTRTIEAFSFNDDATRDSSFPNGSGHSLSPFSEPEDELQELGIMLSLSRLRPIGHPGPVDDPFDSDYDGVLFMDSGLDDCDSDFEDYETVAY, encoded by the exons ATGGCACTTCAGCAAGGAAGCTCTTCTCGTCGCCAGACCCTTCCTCCCAGCCAGGTGGATTGTATATGGTGGAAGAAGGGCTACTGCTATCGGGGCACCAAATGCTACTTCCGTCATGACGCAGCTCTCGCGGGGATTGACAAGGATAAGGACAGCCCGCGGACTGCCAAATCCACAGAACCAG GGGTATCTCGATCTCCAGAGCCCGCTTCCCCCTCCACGGGACCCGCCCAGCCACGGGAATCATGTGCAATCTGTCTGGAGGTGCCGGTCACTTATGGGCTTCTGATCCATTGTGATCATGTTTTCTGCCTGG ATTGCATTCGCAGCTGGCGCTCCTCCTCGAACAACGAACAACCCGAAGACCCTGATTACATGACAGACCAAGCCGCGCTTTCGAAAACTACAAAGACTTGTCCGTTATGCAGGAAAAAGAGTACCTTCATCGTCCCAAGTTCCATATTTCCCACTCCGCCGATTGCCGATAGTTCGGCAAGCACACAAGATAAGAAGCCTGCTAGCGGGCAAAACAACTTGGAAGGTGCGGAAGAAATTAAGAACCCCGTTAAAGAGGAAATCATACAAGGTTATCTCTCGAGATTAAAGAAAATACCCTGCCGATACTTCAACGAGGAAGTTAGGCGCTGGCGCGAAGCTATAACTAGGTTTGAGACTGGGCACACAGCATCTCAGCCCCTGCCCGAGTTGAGCTTCCAGCCACAGTGCTACTTTGCGAACGAGTGCCATTACGCCCACACTGATCCCCTCACGAACGAACCATATATTTTTTCTCAACTTGAAATTAGACGCATGAAGCGCAAAAGAGCCGAGGAGAGGAATCGACAGCTCAGAGCCCGATTCCATTATGGACCTGCCGAACAGTTGGAAATGTTGACACGCACCATCGAAGCGTTTTCCTTCAACGACGATGCCACAAGAGACTCGTCATTCCCCAACGGATCGGGGCATTCTTTGTCTCCCTTTTCAGAACCTGAAGATGAGTTGCAAGAGCTGGGTATTATGCTTTCATTGTCAAGGCTAAGACCTATCGGTCATCCCGGGCCTGTTGACGACCCATTCGATTCCGATTACGACGGTGTCCTTTTTATGGACTCTGGTCTCGATGACTGCGATAGCGACTTTGAAGATTATGAAACTGTGGCCTATTAG
- a CDS encoding uncharacterized protein (EggNog:ENOG410PHNY~COG:F): protein MEDLESRALRQFDKLVQCGSIIFKDAPPIHVPAQPFNLQFRIASSLTKKPQVDIKEAKAQSDRQQDTPSPFARDPPDFVLEHVGAEHTLRFNKFCVVRPQFVLHTNEYKPQIEPLSASDLAAAWSVLCKLESPYIVIYNGGVQGGWSLPHRHLQLLPRPARDVHDLFPDTYGIENGRVPNIPFQHIARKLSPSPAGNDIFSIYRELLAAAGVDEPDYSHSLVLVREWMMVIPRSRASQEGVKIVNAAGMVGMIWIPSKDVLDIWLQSEDPMEILARFGKPW, encoded by the exons ATGGAGGACCTTGAATCTCGAGCCCTTCGACAGTTTGACAAACTTGTTCAGTGTGGTAGCATAATCTTCAAAGATGCGCCGCCCATCCATGTTCCCGCCCAGCCATTCAAT CTTCAATTCCGCATTGCCTCTAGCCTAACGAAGAAGCCACAAGTCGATATCAAGGAGGCCAAGGCGCAGTCCGACAGGCAACAAGACACTCCCAGTCCGTTCGCTAGGGATCCTCCCGACTTCGTTCTCGAGCATGTCGGCGCGGAACACACGTTGCGGTTCAACAAGTTCTGCGTCGTCCGGCCGCAGTTCGTCTTGCACACGAACGAATACAAACCCCAGATCGAACCTCTTTCCGCATCGGACCTGGCAGCCGCATGGAGTGTGCTCTGCAAGTTGGAAAGTCCGTACATAGTTATCTACAACGGTGGAGTCCAAGGAGGTTGGTCGTTGCCGCATCGACATTTGCAATTGCTTCCACGCCCCGCGAGAGATGTCCATGACCTTTTCCCGGATACGTATGGCATTGAGAATG GCAGAGTTCCCAATATCCCGTTCCAGCATATTGCCAGGAAGCTATCTCCATCGCCTGCGGGAAACGATATCTTTTCGATTTACAGGGAACTTCTAGCCGCCGCTGGTGTTGACGAACCTGATTATTCCCATAGCCTGGTTCTCGTGAGAGAGTGGATGATGGTTATACCACGGTCTCGCGCAAGCCAGGAAGGGGTAAAAATCGTGAATGCAGCTGGTATGGTCGGTATGATCTGGATACCGTCAAAAGATGTTCTAGATATATGGCTTCAAAGCGAGGATCCCATGGAGATTCTGGCCCGATTTGGGAAGCCATGGTAG
- a CDS encoding uncharacterized protein (CAZy:GH132~SECRETED:SignalP(1-23)~EggNog:ENOG410PG80~COG:S~TransMembrane:1 (n10-18c23/24o448-472i)), with protein MKSHSVLSRAWTLVLLFASVSQAGHRHGHGHGHSHIHGGVVNAPKDGFGLKHHHFHHRAAISPVQKPHDVARSKPLKKRGGQCEFPSDAGLVAVTPNEENAGWAMSPDQPCEPGNYCPYACPPGMVMAQWDPKATSYTYPQSMNGGLYCDEDGKISKPFPNKPYCVEASGPVVAKNDAGGVVSFCQTVLPGNEAMLIPTSVDGSAKLAVPDPDYWCSTAAHYYINPPGKDTETACVWGTKDHPWGNWAPYVAGANMDSKGQTFLKIGWNPIYLEPETPFRDESPSFGVKIECDGDGCNGLPCQIDPAKNSINEVTGSTEEGAGGASFCVVTVPKGGKANVVVFEAGKGSNGGSEDDDDDDDEGEDGDKYDGDDDDDEVPETTTSAPEPTPTTDEATSSTPAQTTTSIAVTVSPHVFVENPSSTFFRASNSTTAISSATLPPTASSPPVGGASATSLSILSLTASFILVSLFLGF; from the exons ATGAAATCGCACTCCGTTCTCTCGAGAGCTTGGACGCTCGTCCTTCTTTTCGCCTCGGTCTCACAGGCCGGACACCGCCACGGTCATGGCCATGGTCACAGTCATATCCATGGCGGTGTTGTGAACGCCCCGAAGGATGGCTTTGGCTTGAAGCATCATCATTTCCACCATCGCGCGGCAATCTCGCCTGTCCAGAAACCACATGATGTCGCCAGGAGCAAACCGCTCAAGAAACGCGGAGGACAATGCGAGTTTCCGTCTGATGCTGGTCTGGTTGCCGTTACACCCAACGAGGAGAATGCCGGCTGGGCTATGAGCCCTGACCAGCCGTGTGAACCCGGAAACTATTGTCCTTATGCTTGTCCACCTGGAATGGTCATGGCCCAGTGGGATCCTAAGGCTACCTCCTACACTTATCCGCAGTCCATG AATGGCGGTCTCTATTGCGATGAGGATGGCAAGATTTCTAAACCATTCCCCAACAAGCCATACTGTGTCGAGGCATCGGGCCCCGTTGTTGCAAAGAACGATGCTGGCGGTGTTGTGTCGTTTTGCCAGACTGTCCTCCCCGGAAATGAAGCCATGTTGATCCCAACTAGCGTTGACGGCTCTGCCAAGCTTGCGGTCCCTGACCCTGACTACTGGTGTTCTACTGCGGCTCA TTATTACATCAACCCGCCCGGAAAGGACACCGAGACAGCCTGTGTTTGGGGTACAAAGGACCACCCTTGGGGAAATTGGGCACCTTACGTTGCCGGGGCCAACATGGACAGCAAAGGGCAGACATTCCTTAAAATCGGCTGGAATCCGATCTACTTGGAGCCCGAAACTCCTTTCCGTGACGAGAGCCCGTCGTTCGGCGTGAAAATCGAATGTGATGGCGACGGATGCAATGGACTTCCTTGTCAGATCGACCCTGCTAAGAACAGTATCAATGAAGTTACCGGAAGCACCGAAGAGGGCGCAGGTGGAGCTTCCTTCTGTGTCGTGACTGTCCCCAAGGGTGGCAAAGCCAACGTCGTCGTCTTTGAAGCTGGTAAGGGTAGCAATGGAGGatctgaagatgatgacgacgacgatgatgaagGTGAGGACGGGGACAAGTACGAcggcgacgacgacgacgacgaagtGCCCGAGACGACCACATCGGCTCCCGAGCCAACGCCAACAACAGATGAGGCGACATCGTCGACTCCCGCCCAAACAACCACAAGCATC GCCGTCACCGTCTCACCGCACGTCTTTGTTGAAAACCCGAGTTCGACATTCTTTAGGGCCTCGAACTCGACGACCGCCATTTCATCAGCAACTCTACCCCCGACCGCTTCCTCACCGCCCGTTGGTGGTGCCTCCGCGACCAGCTTATCCATCCTGAGTCTGACCGCTAGTTTCATCCTTGTTTCGCTCTTCCTCGGTTTCTAG
- the PPM1 gene encoding carboxy methyl transferase for protein phosphatase 2A (EggNog:ENOG410PKRD~COG:O), with product MSASQIPNLNTLLRSRGGAGRGPRLRGRGAHTDSTSGHHGRFSQNDKVIQQTDNDASVSRLSAVELGYLDDPFARALSGNGGMQGAGAGRRYPIINRGTYVRTVAIDALVSFFLESQPEPKSKRRKRQIISLGAGSDTRVFRLLAEKQIPGSGEDYSFVYHELDFPTNTAAKIRTIQASPLLSNTLRKHSSNTDGDIIISEEGDALHSTYLHIHPIDLRSLSSLPSCQTRFEGIDTTLPTLIISECCLVYLSPTDASNVLSYFTTLFSPQATTLPSAESDSPTPLGLVLYEPIRPHDPFGKTMVTNLAARGIHLQTLNQYATLGLQRDRLRAAGFVTGEGAADIDFIWEKWVSREEKERVARLEMLDEIEEWRLLARHYCVAWGWRDGEDRGENVEHVFEAWRGVENQQDEGVI from the exons ATGTCGGCATCCCAAATCCCGAACCTAAACACCCTCCTGAGAAGTCGAGGTGGAGCTGGAAGAGGCCCTCGTCTCCGTGGGCGCGGAGCTCACACCGATAGCACCAGTGGTCACCATGGCCGATTCTCGCAAAATGATAAAGTAATTCAACAAACAGACAATGATGCAAGTGTTTCCAGATTAAGCGCCGTTGAGCTGGGATACTTGGATGACCCATTTGCGCGGGCGTTGAGCGGGAATGGTGGGATGCAAGGTGCTGGCGCCGGGAGAAGGTATCCGATCATTAATCGCG GAACGTATGTCCGGACGGTCGCTATAGATGCCTTAGTCTCATTCTTCCTAGAGTCGCAGCCGGAGCCGAAAAGTAAGAGAAGAAAACGACAGATAATATCACTCGGAGCAGGGTCAGACACACGGGTCTTTCGATTACTGGCCGAGAAACAAATACCAGGTTCGGGCGAAGACTACTCCTTTGTCTACCACGAATTGGACTTTCCAACGAACACCGCCGCAAAGATCAGAACCATCCAGGCCTCTCCATTACTCTCCAACACGCTTCGGAAACATTCTTCAAATACAGACGGAGATataataatatcagaagaaggGGACGCCCTGCATTCCACATACCTCCACATCCACCCCATCGACCTCCgctccctctcctccctaCCATCATGCCAGACAAGATTCGAAGGAATCGACACCACTCTCCCCACCCTCATAATTTCCGAATGCTGCCTAGTATACCTTTCTCCAACCGATGCTTCAAATGTCCTTTCTTACTTCACGACCCTATTCTCTCCCCAAGCGACCACGCTTCCATCCGCTGAATCTGACTCACCAACGCCCCTAGGGCTGGTCCTCTACGAACCCATCCGTCCGCATGACCCGTTCGGCAAGACAATGGTCACGAACCTTGCTGCGCGTGGCATACACCTCCAGACTCTGAACCAATACGCGACTCTTGGCCTGCAAAGAGACCGATTGCGAGCCGCGGGATTCGTCACGGGTGAAGGGGCGGCGGATATTGATTTTATCTGGGAGAAGTGGGTAAGTCGGGAGGAGAAGGAAAGAGTGGCTAGGTTGGAGATGCTAGATGAAATTGAAGAATGGCGGTTGTTGGCGAGGCATTACTGCGTGGCATGGGGATGGAGGGACGGAGAGGATAGGGGCGAGAATGTGGAACATGTGTTTGAGGCGTGGAGAGGTGTAGAAAATCAGCAAGATGAGGGTGTGATATGA